In Sulfuricaulis sp., the following proteins share a genomic window:
- a CDS encoding sulfite exporter TauE/SafE family protein, which produces METLLIYLLVGAFAGLIAGLLGVGGGLIIVPVLVFVFQGQGVDPTVIVHLAIGTSLATIAITSISSMRAHHRHGAVQWPVFRRLTPGIVVGALLGAVIADFLPTNAMRLWFGIFELLVAAQIGFNLMVAPRGHLPGTVGTNIAGGVIGAISAALGIGGGTLTTPFLVWCNFTLRQAVATSSACGLPIALAGAAGFVATGWNKSGLPEWSSGYLYWPAFAGIVISSLLFAPLGAKLTHILPVVVLRRFFAVFLAVLGVRMLIG; this is translated from the coding sequence TTGGAAACCCTACTGATTTATCTGCTGGTCGGCGCCTTCGCCGGACTGATTGCCGGATTGCTCGGCGTTGGCGGTGGGCTGATTATCGTCCCGGTATTGGTATTTGTTTTTCAGGGGCAGGGCGTCGATCCAACCGTGATCGTGCATCTAGCGATCGGCACCTCGCTCGCGACCATCGCGATCACCTCGATCTCCTCCATGCGCGCGCACCACCGGCACGGCGCCGTGCAATGGCCGGTGTTTCGCCGGTTGACACCAGGCATCGTGGTCGGGGCGCTGCTGGGCGCGGTGATCGCCGATTTCCTGCCCACGAATGCGATGCGTCTGTGGTTCGGCATTTTCGAGCTGCTGGTGGCGGCGCAGATCGGATTTAATCTTATGGTGGCGCCGCGCGGGCATTTGCCCGGGACTGTGGGCACGAACATCGCCGGTGGTGTGATCGGTGCGATATCGGCGGCATTGGGAATCGGCGGAGGAACCTTGACCACTCCCTTCCTGGTTTGGTGCAACTTTACCCTGCGTCAGGCCGTAGCCACTTCCAGCGCCTGCGGCTTGCCCATCGCCTTGGCCGGCGCGGCCGGTTTTGTCGCTACGGGCTGGAATAAAAGCGGTCTTCCCGAATGGAGCAGCGGTTATCTCTACTGGCCGGCATTCGCCGGCATCGTAATATCCAGCCTGTTGTTTGCCCCGCTCGGCGCAAAGCTCACGCATATCTTGCCAGTTGTCGTGCTGCGCCGTTTCTTCGCCGTGTTCCTGGCGGTACTCGGCGTGCGCATGCTGATCGGCTAG
- a CDS encoding APC family permease, with protein sequence MTPPTELKRSLSLTQITLYGLGTILGAGIYVLIGKVAGLAGLYAPLSFVIAAVLAALTGLSYAELSARYPKNAGEAVYVQKGFRLRRLSMLVGWLIILTGVVSAATIANGFVGYLHVFVAIPDWFAITLLVLLLGALAAWGIAESVMAASLITLVEVGGLLLVLFVAGGSLGDLPARLPELIPPADGGIWLGIMMGAFLAFYAFIGFEDMVNVAEEVKDPARILPLAIIIAIVVSTVLYLLVSLVAVLALPPAELAQSRAPLALIYERATGSPPTLISLISIFAVVNGALIQIIMVARVLYGMSREGWLHGAFGKVHAVTQTPLLSTAVATAIVLALALWLPLVTLAKVTSFIILIVFALINLSLVLIKQRHPKPDVIRVYPVWIPITGFLAATGFVLFQIYQMTGK encoded by the coding sequence ATGACGCCACCTACCGAACTCAAGCGCTCGTTATCTTTGACGCAAATCACGCTGTACGGATTGGGCACCATCCTCGGCGCCGGCATTTATGTGCTGATCGGTAAAGTCGCCGGTCTCGCCGGTCTTTACGCGCCGTTGTCGTTCGTGATTGCGGCAGTGCTCGCGGCGTTGACGGGATTGTCTTACGCCGAGTTATCGGCACGCTATCCGAAAAACGCGGGCGAGGCAGTCTATGTGCAGAAGGGTTTTCGCCTGCGCAGGCTTTCAATGCTGGTAGGCTGGTTGATCATTCTCACCGGTGTGGTTTCGGCGGCCACGATTGCTAACGGTTTCGTCGGCTACCTGCATGTCTTCGTGGCGATTCCCGACTGGTTTGCCATCACGCTGCTGGTATTGCTGCTGGGGGCGCTGGCGGCATGGGGCATCGCCGAATCCGTGATGGCCGCGTCCCTGATCACGCTGGTGGAAGTGGGCGGTTTGCTGCTGGTGCTGTTCGTGGCTGGCGGCAGCCTGGGCGATCTGCCGGCGCGCCTGCCCGAGCTGATTCCGCCGGCCGATGGTGGCATCTGGCTGGGGATCATGATGGGGGCATTTCTCGCGTTCTATGCCTTCATCGGCTTCGAAGACATGGTCAACGTGGCCGAGGAAGTGAAGGACCCGGCACGAATTCTTCCGTTGGCCATCATCATCGCCATCGTCGTTTCAACCGTTTTGTACTTGCTGGTCTCGCTGGTGGCAGTACTGGCGCTGCCGCCGGCGGAGCTGGCGCAAAGCCGCGCGCCGTTGGCGCTGATCTACGAGCGTGCCACCGGTTCCCCGCCCACGCTCATCAGCTTGATCAGCATCTTCGCCGTGGTGAACGGAGCGCTGATCCAGATCATCATGGTGGCGCGCGTGCTGTACGGCATGAGCCGCGAGGGCTGGCTGCACGGCGCGTTCGGGAAGGTGCATGCCGTCACGCAGACACCGCTGCTGTCCACGGCCGTGGCCACCGCGATCGTACTCGCGCTGGCGTTGTGGCTGCCGCTGGTGACGCTGGCCAAGGTGACCAGCTTTATTATTCTGATAGTGTTTGCGCTGATCAACCTGTCTCTGGTGCTTATCAAGCAGCGTCATCCGAAGCCGGACGTCATTCGTGTTTATCCGGTCTGGATTCCCATCACCGGATTTCTCGCGGCCACCGGATTCGTGTTGTTCCAGATTTATCAGATGACTGGAAAATGA
- the alaS gene encoding alanine--tRNA ligase, whose product MKSSEIRQRFLDFFKRHGHTIVPSSPLVPANDATLLFTNAGMVQFKEVFLGLEKRPYARAVSSQRCVRAGGKHNDLENVGYTSRHHTFFEMLGNFSFGDYFKREGIRYAWEFLTQDLKLPAERLWVTVYKDDQEAADIWLKEMKVDPKRFGYLGESSNFWQMGDTGPCGPCSEIFYDHGPGIPGGPPGSPDEDGDRYVEVWNLVFMQYNRDQSGKLTPLPKPSVDTGMGLERIAAVQQGVHSNYQIDLFQHLIRAAAEITGATDRQGNSLNVVADHIRAAAFLIIDGVLPSNEGRGYVLRRIIRRAIRHGHKVGAHETFFYKLVGPLCQQMGDAYPELNKERALIERVLQQEEDRFNETLEQGLRILEDDIASLKGNTISGSTAFKLYDTYGFPVDLTRDVALERNLKIDMEGFEREMEAQRARARAASSFKTAEIGAVTVDKPTQFTGYAQLSDAGKVLQITRGSDLAQTDSLREGEQGNIVLDRTPFYAESGGQVGDRGVLRVGDAVFRVEDTQKHGQVHVHQGRVEKGQFRAGDKVTAEVDVTLRRATVLNHSATHLMHKALRDVLGAHVQQKGSRVDEQHTRFDFSHIAPMTPDQIIEVERRVNEQILQNIDARSRVMDMDSAKAEGAMALFGEKYGNEVRVLNIGDSIELCGGTHVRRTGDIGLFKIVSEGGVASGVRRIEAVTGLGVLKYLYERENKLCEAAELLRATPEEVPRKVEQLTQRLKGLEKELDQLRGKLAAGGSKDLAAEAKEVKGIKVLATRLDGMDTKGLRDAMDRLKDKLAPAAIVLAAVADNKVTLIAGVTKDLAGRLHAGELVNQVALGVGGKGGGRPDMAQAGGTNPDGLEKALNDVPAWVEQNLK is encoded by the coding sequence ATGAAAAGCAGCGAAATCCGGCAACGTTTTCTCGATTTCTTCAAACGGCACGGCCATACGATCGTGCCATCCAGCCCGTTGGTGCCGGCAAACGACGCGACGCTGCTGTTCACCAATGCTGGCATGGTGCAATTCAAGGAAGTCTTCCTTGGACTGGAGAAGCGTCCGTACGCGCGCGCGGTCAGTTCGCAGCGCTGCGTGCGTGCAGGCGGCAAGCACAACGACCTTGAGAACGTCGGGTACACCTCGCGCCACCACACCTTCTTCGAGATGCTCGGCAATTTCAGCTTCGGCGATTACTTCAAGCGCGAAGGCATTCGCTATGCCTGGGAATTCCTGACCCAGGACTTGAAGCTTCCCGCCGAGCGGCTCTGGGTGACGGTATATAAGGATGATCAAGAGGCCGCCGACATCTGGCTGAAGGAAATGAAGGTGGACCCGAAACGTTTCGGCTATCTGGGCGAAAGCTCCAATTTCTGGCAAATGGGCGATACCGGCCCCTGCGGCCCCTGTTCAGAGATCTTCTACGATCACGGTCCCGGCATTCCCGGCGGCCCGCCCGGCTCACCCGATGAAGACGGCGACCGCTACGTAGAGGTCTGGAATCTGGTCTTCATGCAGTACAACCGCGACCAGAGCGGCAAACTCACCCCGCTGCCCAAGCCCTCGGTCGATACCGGCATGGGGCTGGAGCGCATTGCGGCAGTGCAGCAGGGTGTGCACAGCAATTATCAAATTGATCTGTTTCAACACCTGATTCGTGCCGCCGCCGAGATTACCGGCGCTACCGATCGTCAGGGCAATTCATTGAATGTCGTGGCTGATCACATTCGCGCGGCGGCGTTTCTTATTATCGACGGCGTTCTGCCGTCGAACGAGGGTCGCGGTTACGTTCTGCGGCGCATTATCCGCCGTGCCATTCGTCATGGCCACAAAGTCGGTGCGCACGAGACCTTTTTTTACAAGTTGGTCGGACCCTTGTGCCAGCAAATGGGCGATGCCTATCCGGAGCTTAACAAGGAACGCGCGCTCATAGAACGCGTGCTGCAGCAGGAGGAAGACCGTTTCAATGAAACTCTCGAGCAGGGATTGCGCATACTTGAAGACGACATTGCCTCTCTGAAAGGCAATACCATTTCGGGCTCAACCGCTTTCAAGCTTTATGACACCTATGGTTTCCCGGTGGACCTCACGCGTGACGTGGCCCTGGAACGCAATCTGAAAATCGACATGGAAGGCTTCGAGCGTGAAATGGAAGCACAGCGGGCGCGCGCCCGCGCGGCCTCGTCTTTCAAGACGGCCGAGATTGGCGCCGTCACCGTGGATAAGCCGACACAATTTACCGGCTATGCACAGCTGAGCGATGCAGGCAAAGTACTGCAAATCACGCGCGGGTCCGATCTCGCCCAGACGGACAGTTTGCGCGAGGGTGAACAGGGGAATATTGTGCTGGATCGCACACCGTTTTACGCCGAATCCGGCGGCCAAGTAGGCGACCGTGGCGTGCTGCGTGTGGGTGATGCGGTATTTCGTGTCGAAGATACCCAGAAGCACGGACAGGTCCACGTGCACCAGGGGCGAGTCGAGAAAGGCCAATTCCGTGCGGGCGATAAAGTAACGGCCGAAGTCGACGTTACGCTGCGTCGGGCAACTGTGCTTAACCATTCGGCCACTCACCTCATGCACAAGGCGCTGCGTGACGTGCTGGGAGCGCACGTGCAGCAGAAGGGCTCGCGGGTGGACGAGCAGCATACACGTTTTGATTTTTCGCATATCGCGCCCATGACGCCAGATCAGATTATTGAAGTCGAGCGACGTGTCAACGAACAAATTCTGCAAAACATTGACGCGCGGTCACGTGTCATGGACATGGATTCCGCCAAGGCCGAAGGCGCGATGGCATTATTCGGCGAAAAATATGGCAACGAAGTGCGTGTGCTGAATATCGGCGATTCCATCGAGTTGTGCGGTGGCACGCATGTGCGTCGTACCGGGGACATCGGATTGTTTAAGATCGTTTCCGAAGGTGGTGTCGCCTCCGGTGTACGGCGTATCGAGGCTGTCACCGGGCTCGGCGTGCTGAAATATCTTTACGAGCGAGAGAACAAGTTGTGCGAAGCCGCCGAATTGTTGCGCGCCACTCCTGAGGAGGTCCCGCGCAAGGTCGAACAACTTACCCAGCGCCTCAAGGGGCTTGAGAAGGAGCTGGATCAACTGCGTGGCAAGCTTGCCGCCGGCGGTTCCAAGGATTTGGCCGCGGAGGCCAAAGAAGTCAAAGGCATCAAGGTGCTCGCCACGCGGCTGGACGGGATGGACACCAAGGGTTTGCGCGATGCTATGGACCGCCTCAAGGATAAACTGGCGCCGGCGGCTATTGTGCTGGCGGCTGTCGCGGATAATAAGGTCACGCTCATTGCCGGGGTGACCAAGGATCTCGCGGGGCGACTGCACGCCGGTGAACTGGTCAACCAGGTTGCGTTGGGCGTGGGCGGCAAGGGCGGCGGCCGGCCGGATATGGCGCAGGCGGGTGGAACCAACCCCGATGGTCTCGAGAAGGCACTCAACGATGTGCCGGCGTGGGTCGAGCAAAATCTCAAGTAG
- the recA gene encoding recombinase RecA: MDTNKTKALSMALGQIEKQFGKGSVMRLGDAGVVQQVEAVSSGSLGLDIALGIGGLPRGRVTEIYGPESSGKTTLSLSVIAQIQKLGGAAAFIDAEHALDPLYAKKLGVNIDDLLVSQPDSGEQALEIADMLVRSGGVDIVVIDSVAALTPKAEIEGEMGDSHMGLQARLMSQALRKLTANIKRSNTMVVFINQIRMKIGVMFGNPETTTGGNALKFYASVRLDIRRIGAIKKGEEVIGAQTRVKVVKNKVAPPFRQTEFDIIYNEGISKEGELIDIGSESEIVEKTGAWYSFNKERIGQGKDNARQFLKDNPDIAAEIEKRIRDKIVLANQSPVKEDEAEEATVEEEA; encoded by the coding sequence ATGGACACGAACAAGACTAAGGCGTTGAGCATGGCCCTGGGACAGATCGAGAAGCAGTTTGGCAAGGGTTCTGTCATGCGCCTCGGCGACGCCGGGGTGGTACAGCAGGTGGAGGCGGTTTCTTCCGGTTCGTTAGGTTTGGATATCGCGCTTGGCATCGGCGGCTTGCCGCGCGGCCGGGTAACGGAGATTTACGGGCCGGAATCCTCTGGCAAAACCACGTTGTCTCTTTCCGTCATCGCCCAGATCCAGAAACTGGGTGGAGCGGCGGCCTTCATCGATGCCGAACACGCGCTTGACCCGCTGTATGCCAAGAAGCTTGGCGTGAATATTGACGATTTGCTGGTGTCGCAGCCGGATTCCGGGGAGCAGGCGCTGGAAATCGCCGACATGCTGGTGCGTTCGGGTGGCGTGGACATCGTGGTCATCGACTCGGTGGCGGCGCTGACCCCGAAGGCCGAGATCGAGGGCGAGATGGGCGATTCACACATGGGCCTGCAGGCGCGCCTGATGAGCCAGGCGCTGCGCAAGCTGACCGCCAACATCAAGCGCTCCAACACCATGGTGGTGTTCATCAACCAGATCCGCATGAAAATCGGTGTCATGTTCGGTAATCCCGAGACCACCACCGGCGGCAACGCGCTCAAGTTCTACGCCTCGGTGCGCCTCGACATTCGTCGCATCGGCGCCATCAAGAAGGGCGAGGAAGTCATCGGAGCCCAGACGCGCGTGAAGGTGGTCAAGAACAAGGTCGCACCGCCGTTCCGCCAGACCGAGTTCGATATCATTTATAACGAAGGCATTTCGAAGGAAGGCGAGCTCATCGATATTGGCTCCGAAAGCGAAATTGTCGAGAAGACCGGGGCTTGGTACAGCTTTAACAAGGAACGTATCGGCCAGGGCAAGGACAACGCCCGCCAGTTCCTGAAGGACAACCCGGACATCGCCGCCGAAATCGAAAAACGCATCCGTGACAAGATTGTTTTGGCGAACCAGAGCCCAGTGAAGGAAGATGAGGCCGAGGAAGCCACCGTGGAGGAAGAGGCCTGA
- a CDS encoding ATP-dependent DNA helicase produces the protein MPLTSKDILGFDGPLAGRQEGFTPRRAQQEMATRIEQALADYSVFIAESGTGTGKTFAYLVPALLSGKKILISTGTRHLQDQLYHRDLPIVRDALAIPVTTALLKGRSNYLCLHRLEREETEGRLAGRRHQSNLALIREWSGSTPRGDVAEMSRISEDSDLWPLVTSTTDNCLGGECTHYDDCFVNRARREALAADVVVVNHHLFFADLALRDEGFGQLLPGVEAVIFDEAHQLPEVASNFLGISLSGHQLVSLCRDAIAEDLNEHSGVAGLLPATQSLEKAAADFRLAFGVEPRRDAWEKLENTKAVHAALTELKSRLTDLSAVLDIAAGKGQGLANCARRASDLLDRLMMISESPPSEYVAWFETTVRSFTLYLTPLDIAASFREHTGNGKKAWIFTSATLAIKKSFTHFQARLGLEEAETGLWDSPFDYAQQTLLYIPPGLPAPSAPDYTDRVIEASLPVLKASRGRAFILFTSHRALKAATARLRDKLEYPLLVQGDAPRSELLRRFRDMGNAVLLGTSSFWEGVDVRGEALSCVIIDKLPFASPDDPVLQARAAAMEQTGRSPFAEYQLPEAVITLKQGVGRLIRDESDHGVLMLCDPRLLSKGYGKVFLASLPPMPLSQKLQDVEAFFLRDNLVRQDLREASPA, from the coding sequence TTGCCATTGACCAGCAAAGACATTCTGGGTTTTGACGGGCCGCTCGCCGGGCGGCAGGAAGGGTTCACACCGCGTCGCGCGCAACAGGAAATGGCGACCCGCATCGAGCAGGCGCTGGCGGATTATTCTGTTTTCATCGCTGAGTCGGGTACCGGCACCGGCAAAACCTTCGCCTATCTGGTGCCGGCGCTGCTGTCCGGCAAGAAAATCCTGATCTCGACCGGCACGCGCCACCTGCAGGACCAGCTGTATCACCGCGACCTTCCCATAGTGCGCGACGCCCTCGCGATTCCCGTCACGACGGCCCTGCTCAAGGGTCGTTCGAATTACCTCTGTCTCCATCGCCTCGAACGTGAGGAAACGGAGGGCCGTCTCGCCGGCAGGCGCCATCAGTCGAATCTGGCACTGATCCGGGAGTGGAGCGGGAGCACACCGCGCGGGGATGTTGCCGAGATGAGCCGTATCTCCGAGGATTCCGATCTGTGGCCGCTCGTTACTTCCACCACCGATAATTGTCTGGGCGGCGAATGCACACATTACGACGATTGCTTCGTCAACCGCGCACGCCGCGAGGCGCTGGCCGCCGATGTGGTCGTCGTGAATCACCATCTCTTCTTTGCCGATCTGGCCTTGCGCGATGAAGGATTCGGGCAATTATTGCCCGGCGTGGAGGCGGTCATCTTCGATGAGGCACACCAGCTGCCGGAAGTGGCGTCGAATTTTCTTGGTATTTCGCTCAGCGGCCATCAGCTTGTCAGCCTGTGTCGCGACGCCATTGCCGAGGATTTAAATGAGCATAGTGGCGTTGCCGGTTTGTTGCCAGCCACGCAGTCGCTCGAAAAGGCAGCCGCCGATTTTCGTCTTGCGTTTGGCGTGGAGCCGCGCCGCGATGCCTGGGAAAAGCTGGAGAATACCAAGGCAGTTCATGCGGCGCTGACGGAATTGAAATCACGGTTAACGGATCTTTCCGCCGTGCTCGATATCGCCGCTGGAAAGGGCCAAGGGCTGGCCAACTGCGCGCGCCGGGCCTCGGATCTGTTGGACCGGCTGATGATGATCAGTGAGAGTCCGCCGTCTGAGTACGTTGCCTGGTTCGAAACCACGGTGCGTAGCTTTACACTGTATCTAACCCCGCTCGATATCGCGGCTTCATTCCGCGAGCACACAGGCAATGGAAAGAAAGCCTGGATATTCACCTCTGCCACCCTCGCAATCAAAAAAAGTTTCACACACTTTCAGGCACGTCTGGGGCTGGAGGAAGCCGAAACGGGATTGTGGGACAGCCCCTTCGATTATGCGCAACAGACTCTTTTATACATTCCGCCCGGTTTGCCTGCGCCGTCGGCGCCGGATTACACGGATCGTGTGATCGAGGCGTCGTTACCCGTGCTAAAGGCCAGCCGCGGTCGTGCGTTTATCCTGTTCACCAGTCACCGTGCCCTCAAGGCGGCTACTGCACGGCTGCGTGACAAACTGGAATATCCCCTGCTGGTTCAGGGTGACGCTCCCCGTTCGGAGTTGCTCCGGCGTTTCCGCGACATGGGCAATGCCGTGCTGCTTGGCACCAGCAGTTTCTGGGAAGGTGTGGACGTGCGCGGTGAGGCGTTGTCCTGCGTCATTATCGACAAGCTTCCCTTTGCTTCGCCGGACGATCCGGTGCTGCAGGCGCGCGCGGCGGCGATGGAGCAGACCGGACGCAGCCCTTTCGCCGAATACCAGTTGCCGGAAGCCGTCATTACGCTGAAGCAGGGCGTGGGCAGGCTGATACGCGATGAAAGCGATCACGGCGTGCTGATGTTGTGCGACCCGCGCTTGTTGAGCAAAGGTTATGGCAAGGTCTTTCTCGCCAGTCTGCCGCCCATGCCGTTGAGCCAGAAGCTGCAAGATGTCGAAGCATTCTTCTTGCGTGACAATCTCGTTCGCCAGGATCTGCGCGAGGCTTCGCCCGCGTGA
- a CDS encoding regulatory protein RecX produces the protein MQYLARREHSCRELQHKLLRKGCDEALAAVVVSNLESEHLVSDDRFMESLIRARRNRGYGPLRIQKELQEKGVAPAAIENWLVVTRQEWLEDIRRVQRKKFGGKIPKSYAERARQARFLQYRGFTYDQIQQLLNPRGQD, from the coding sequence ATGCAGTATCTGGCGCGGCGCGAACACAGTTGCCGTGAGTTACAACATAAATTGTTGAGAAAGGGATGCGACGAAGCGTTGGCCGCGGTGGTCGTCAGCAATCTGGAAAGCGAGCATCTTGTTTCCGATGACCGCTTCATGGAAAGCCTGATTCGGGCACGACGCAACCGGGGTTATGGGCCGCTGCGCATCCAGAAGGAATTACAGGAAAAGGGGGTGGCGCCCGCGGCCATCGAAAACTGGCTCGTTGTCACGAGACAGGAATGGCTCGAAGACATCCGCCGTGTCCAGCGCAAGAAATTCGGCGGCAAAATACCCAAAAGTTATGCGGAACGTGCCCGTCAGGCGCGTTTTCTGCAATATCGCGGCTTCACTTATGATCAAATACAGCAATTACTCAATCCTCGCGGTCAGGATTAG
- a CDS encoding phosphatidylglycerophosphatase A gives MTALRKFARFLAFGFGAGNAPMAPGTFGTLVGIPIYLLLQPLSALTYAVVVFLLFGLGIWICHVTEKDLGVHDHPGIVWDEIVGYLITMFMAPNGWMWIVTGFILFRLFDIWKPFPIRQIERRIQGGLGNMLDDALAGFYSLAVIQAAVYWMNVQGA, from the coding sequence ATGACAGCGCTGCGAAAGTTTGCACGGTTTCTCGCCTTTGGCTTCGGCGCCGGCAATGCACCCATGGCACCGGGCACTTTTGGCACACTGGTGGGAATCCCCATTTATCTGTTGCTGCAACCCCTGTCAGCATTGACCTACGCCGTTGTCGTATTTCTGCTGTTCGGCCTGGGCATTTGGATTTGTCACGTGACGGAAAAAGATTTGGGCGTGCACGATCATCCCGGCATCGTGTGGGATGAAATCGTCGGATACCTGATTACCATGTTCATGGCTCCGAACGGATGGATGTGGATCGTGACGGGATTTATCCTGTTCCGGCTGTTCGATATCTGGAAACCGTTTCCCATCCGCCAGATCGAGCGCCGGATTCAGGGCGGATTGGGCAACATGCTCGATGATGCCCTCGCCGGTTTCTATTCCCTGGCCGTGATACAGGCGGCTGTGTATTGGATGAATGTCCAGGGCGCCTGA
- a CDS encoding CinA family protein: MEIETLARAVSQELKRQGLMLATAESCTGGWVAQMMTSVAGSSEWFERGFVAYTNLSKREMLGVKTTILSRYGAVSDQTARAMAEGALTHSHAQVALAITGIAGPSGGTPEKPVGTVCFAWAGKKRDTQSRKQVFSGDRESVRRQAVTAALQGVLDFIR; this comes from the coding sequence ATGGAAATCGAAACGCTGGCGCGTGCCGTCAGTCAGGAACTGAAACGTCAGGGCCTCATGCTGGCCACGGCCGAATCATGCACCGGCGGATGGGTGGCGCAGATGATGACCTCGGTGGCGGGCAGTTCTGAATGGTTTGAGCGCGGTTTTGTCGCTTACACCAACCTGTCTAAGCGCGAAATGCTGGGCGTAAAGACCACAATTCTGTCGCGCTACGGCGCGGTCAGCGACCAGACGGCGCGCGCCATGGCCGAGGGGGCGCTGACCCATTCCCACGCGCAGGTCGCGCTTGCCATTACCGGTATTGCCGGCCCCAGCGGCGGCACGCCGGAGAAACCGGTCGGCACCGTCTGTTTCGCCTGGGCCGGCAAGAAACGCGACACCCAGAGCCGCAAGCAGGTCTTTTCCGGCGACCGCGAGAGCGTGCGTAGGCAGGCTGTGACCGCGGCGCTTCAGGGCGTGCTGGATTTTATTCGCTGA